The DNA segment CGGTGTAACCCGGCTTGAAATCTGGCCGGGCGAAAGGCCTCAACCGAGGGTCGGGCTAGGTATGGGATATTCCAATTGATGTTCCAATTGATGTCCACTTCTCTAGCCTATACCCATCatttagtggcttgaaatatcACTGATgcagctttctctctctcaattgaTTTGATacgtaaaattttatttttaaattttttaatatataaataataaaaagcaTTATGGtgtatggaaaaataaaattaccaaaatgtccatttatttttcagaaataacCTAAATACCTTTGGTGCATAACCAGGGTGGTGCACCCAACTCCTTGTAGAAAAGCATGGGCACGATAGAATATTTAAATGATACTTTCAACATtggcttcctttttttttcctttttttttgtcttcccttTTGAATTCGCAGCCAAGCTTGACCCTTAGACTTCTTTGTGGCCACAAAGAGGCGATTCTTCAAAGTCAAGAAAGTCGTGGCACCAGCGAGAGAGGCACTAGCGGCCCACCACACATGAATTGCTAAATAAATTTCATACTGCTACCTCTAAATTAATATACTAACTCTGCCAACAGTATATTAATAAACCAATTGTTGGAGACcgtcaatatgaaaataaataaaatttgttgtGAGACtgtatgggcaactgcccatacaTGCTACGGGTGTCTCGGCCCTTGGAGCAAGATcaatgtttcaaattttgatgataaaGGATAGGGGAGGAAGGGacgtcaaatcatgtgattagGCAGAGTCAAGGGGGTTAGTAGTTTCACttgattttttgatttttttatttacatgtaaatttagaaaattttatttattttatataaaaattctgAACAATGATAGTTCGACagtgttaaaatttaaaaactttaattcgattatgaaatttttttggctcacCTCTACATATAATCATATTGCAAATAAATCCAAATGTAAGTTGCTTTGCTTCTTATCTTTAATTAGATAATCGATCGACCAATAACAAGAACCAGTCCTGAAAAGCAGCATATGGGATCCGGAGCCACTGATGTCAgtctagaagaaaaaaaaaaactctcaaTCGCAAGAAGGCTCACATAAAGATGATTATTTTGTGATGTGATTTACAGGTAACTAAACAAAGCCTCTACCCaaagtgttatatatatgttctaTGAAATATTCATAAGATATCCAAAGCACTGGTATACTTAATACTGGTCCTCTCCTCTACATGCACGAGTACTTGCAGACGTTCGAAACCCATGCAGGGTCCGATAGATCAAGGATCGGCCTGATATCATCCCACGTTAAATCTCTCATGGATTCTGCCGATGCCATCCCTTGGTGATCGCTTCTGTTCAACGCTGTTAGTGAAACTGCTTGGCCTGAAAGGTACTGCCTTCTCCCAGCTTCGATTTGGTTACAAGTCAGTGCAGGCTTCTTTTCAACATTATCTACAGTGTCGCTTAGTCCATGGCCGCTAGAATGATCAGTGGTATCTGTTTGATCGGCAATGGAGCTGCTGTCTGTGTGGGGGCTGCCCGCGAAGGAGGACCGCCTCGCTTCTTCGCCATACCTCTTGTAAGTCACTGTCCTCTTGAATATTCTGCAAATGGTCCAAGTTTcctgatgcaaaaaaaaaaacaatcgaGTAGAAATATTAGAACTCTATTAAAATGGATTTACTATTCATTTTTCCATCATAATGATATTATGACATGTATATCGCCAATATAATTTGAACAATATGTCTCTAAGATCGATTGATGGAATATCTCGACGCACCATCAATTTGACCGGGTAGAAGTCCctatatttttgttcatttcccAATTCATCATTTTCAGTTTAAGTTTCATATCATTTCCCTGCACGTTCACTCATTAAACTTAACTACATCAAAACACACTTTCCAGATATAGAAAGCCCATGTTTCTTGTCaattagggtgtgtttgattgctCATGATATAAAATCTTCAGGATTTAAGCACTGTAGATTTAATATCTCATCCTCTGCTCTTCTTTCTTAAATCCAACcttttttcaatgcaaagaagtaaaacaCGGATTTTAAGCATCGATAGATTTCATGTCCgacctaagatccttagtttggtGAACCATGGATTTTGCCATGAATCCATTATcacatcagcaaaagcatgccGTGCATGTCCGATTCACATCGgattcatggatttcaaatctgaagtAATCAAATGCTCTTTTAAGATGTTGTTAATATTAAATTTGAGCTTTTTATTAGCTAAACTAATAATCTTTAACATTGAGTCATCTGAATTTAAGTTGACAGAAGGATGAATGCATCCCGAGCTTAAAAAGGAACACATggattataaaaattaaaatgttgtTAATGGCCATTGTAATatcagaaaaagagagagagatagagagagactgCCTAGCTGTATACATAAGCATGCCACGCAGGCATccattaaataaattaaaattttgaaatttaatattCAAGACAGTTTTTGGATGTATAAataatcaaaaattttagaatgaTATTGGACACTAAGATGAACTGTTTTAAGAACAATAtctgattttgaattcaaacaaCAGCCTGAGACATTACTGTCAACAACCAAGCTGCCGAATACGTGGATCGGttacatttaagaaaaaataacgaaaataattaaaaataaggaatgctttaaattttattttaaaacaagagAAATGAAAGTTTTATGACATTTGACACCCTTGCCTCTGTTAGTAAATTGAATTGATCAGTCAGTTGATTCGTTTCTTACGTATATATACAAGTTGTGGTAAAAACAAGACGCTTAGGTCTagaataaaaaccagaccaaatgatttttttgttaaaaaactattttaaatacaacataaacatcttaatatatttataaagactattttgatataaaacatgatttgattcaagttgttttaatgaaaaacgttgatttttttttattatcatgtcgTTGGGACcgttcaaatttttttattctaatttAACAAAGGGTCAACTTAGTATAAGTTTTGCATCAACTCAATCGTAAAATCATATCAATAAAACACTTTTAAAAAACCAAACCATAGCTTTTATCCCGTGTGTGAGAAAGATCATACAAAAATCTATAAAATTAATGTAAAATaagttataaaaaatataagacAGGTAAAAAGTACGTTTTATATGCAAAAATactatttaaatttttaaaatgaaaaatacaaaaaataatatatatatttgttaaaaACATGTCGCTGTGTCAGAATAACGTCTTTGACGAAGCGTCGACATGAATACGACAGCCATTTTGCGGTATCGGTGTCAGTTAGTTAGAAAAAGAGAAGCGCAATCATGAAAGCAGagaaaagttttttgttttttgggcaCAAAAATTTTGTGAGCCGTCAAACATGCGGGCGGCGACTTCCTCGACAAAACACACTGTCGCGACACCAAAATGTGAAAGGAACATGCAAATGGAACATGACAAAattaatagaaataaaaaacgAAGACTTTATTTAGAAGTCTACAGAAATTGGACGTGGTTGTTGTTGTTAAGCACTGGTCTAAAATCGCGcaaattttcaacataaaaatttttgttgtatttcgtaaaattcttcaaaagcTCCACGAAATTTTAATGAAACGAAAATGGTGGCTTTTACTCTCGATACAATTAACAATTTCGGGAAGGAGATTATCATGTTATCGCTGTGAAATAGCAGAggcagagggggagagagagtgtgtgttaCCGCTTCTTGCAAGCTCTTGTCCGTATTATTAATGGAGCGAGGGGTGGTGGCGGACTGCCCAGCGCCGGTGGGGAGGCGGAATTCGTGCATCATCCAGTCGGTCTTGGTGCCTTTTCCGGCGCTGCCAACGTAGTAGACGAGGGATTTCTTGAGGCCGAGGCACTCGTGGTTGGCTCCTCCCGTCGCCGCCGCGGCGGAATAAATGGGCCTGTCTATCCCCGTGGCCTTCCAGAAACCGGAGCCCGTCACTCTGTTCGGCCTGATGCTGTTCCTGTACTTCCTTCCCCTCATGCAGAAGAAGTACCATTCTTTCTCCCCCACTGTGCTTATCTCTTCTCATCATGCATGAAGAGTAAGAAAACATGAGATGATAGTCTAATACTTTTCCTAATCATATAATCATATTATTCTGTAgtttgaaagaaaatcaagcttATATGAGCACCAACATATCTCCTATAGAAGAGGTtaagctttttttaaaaaaaaaatagtacattttttaacattgaaaaaaaaaagttttagacAAATATATTTCAACCCCTatagaaaggaaaattttttggtACCACCTCTGGTTGGTGGACATGTGGAGCGCATGTTGTACTCTCATGAGTACTATTCAACTAATCTTATAAGATATCGCTTATCATGAATTGAAAATGGACTCACATTGTAACACAGCCGTAGACCCTGAAGAAAATTACTGAGGCAATTCTAACACTGCCCTAGCTACATCACTAATAATGTCAAACTCTTACGTTTGGCgtgagtatttttttttaaagatcgAAACATATTCGTGAAACACTAGAACTACTAATCCATGAATGTGCCCTTATCTTTCGGAGCACATTCGCGTACATTCATAGGTGTTCCATTTACGGAATGACCTTTTAACAACTTGAAAGTAGGGTTtcctcgattttttttttcaggaaaaagttAAATAAATCATGTCACTGTTTATTGCTGTTCAAGGTTTCAACAGAACAGAATAGCAACACTAGAAAGCTTGGCAGACACTTACTGGGAAGATCCCACGGATCATACTTATAGATGTCGATTTGTTTGATGAGCTCAATCGAGGTCGGTTTCTTCTCGACCTTCCGGCGAAGATAGAAGCCGACCAGCTCTTCGTCGGTCGGGTGGAACCGGAATCCGGGAAGGGGGAAGTCGTCCTCTGTAGTATCCCCGGTGTTGAGCTTCTGTAAAtccattagtttgatccttctGCGCTTGTTCTCCTCCGACCAGACATACTGAATCTGCTCTGGTCGTGAGGCGTCCTTATTTATTTCTGGGAGTTCCAATTGGAGAGGTCGACGGGGCTTCCTTCAAAGTCTTTGTGGTCAGATCACAAGGGTTGATTTTTCCTGCCTATATGGACTGAATCATCCCCTCCAGACGTCAGTCCTCCTttgtttctataaaaaaaatatatatatatattatagttttACTC comes from the Nymphaea colorata isolate Beijing-Zhang1983 chromosome 14, ASM883128v2, whole genome shotgun sequence genome and includes:
- the LOC116267727 gene encoding transcription factor JUNGBRUNNEN 1; protein product: MDLQKLNTGDTTEDDFPLPGFRFHPTDEELVGFYLRRKVEKKPTSIELIKQIDIYKYDPWDLPKISTVGEKEWYFFCMRGRKYRNSIRPNRVTGSGFWKATGIDRPIYSAAAATGGANHECLGLKKSLVYYVGSAGKGTKTDWMMHEFRLPTGAGQSATTPRSINNTDKSLQEAETWTICRIFKRTVTYKRYGEEARRSSFAGSPHTDSSSIADQTDTTDHSSGHGLSDTVDNVEKKPALTCNQIEAGRRQYLSGQAVSLTALNRSDHQGMASAESMRDLTWDDIRPILDLSDPAWVSNVCKYSCM